One part of the Indicator indicator isolate 239-I01 chromosome 5, UM_Iind_1.1, whole genome shotgun sequence genome encodes these proteins:
- the ACVR1C gene encoding activin receptor type-1C isoform X2: protein MLTNGREEVVKSCVSLPELNAQVFCHSSKNITKTECCYTDFCNNITLRLPLASESPGRASVSPVVLVVLVAVPVCVVSLLAVLAVCVCHGWRCARGRAKQPNVEEPLSECNLVSSGKTLKDLIYDMTTSGSGSGLPLLVQRTIARTIVLQEIVGKGRFGEVWRGKWCGEDVAVKIFSSRDERSWFREAEIYQTVMLRHENILGFIAADNKDNGTWTQLWLVSEYHEQGSLFDYLNRGTVTVEGMVRLALSVASGLAHLHMEIVGTQGKPAIAHRDLKSKNILVKRNETCAIADLGLAVKHDSVMNTIDIPQNPRVGTRRYMAPEILDDVMNTNIFESFKRADMYSLGLVYWEIARRCSVGGVTEEYQLPYYDVVPSDPSIEDMRRVVCEQKLRPNVPNQWQSCEALRVMGRIMRECWHANGAARLTALRVKKTISQLCVPEDSKA from the exons ATGCTGACCAACGGGCGCGAGGAGGTGGTCAAGTCCTGTGTCTCCCTGCCGGAGCTCAACGCCCAGGTCTTCTGCCACAGCTCCAAGAACATCACCAAGACTGAGTGCTGCTACACTGACTTCTGCAACAACATCACCCTGCGCCTGCCCCTGG CATCCGAGTCTCCTGGCAGAGCCAGCGTGAGCCCCGTGGTGCTGGTAGTGCTGGTGGCGGTGCCAGTCTGTGTGGTGTccctcctggcagtgctggcagtctGTGTGTGCCATGGCTGGCGCTGTGCCCGTGGCAGGGCCAAGCAACCCAACGTGGAGGAGCCCCTCTCTGAGTGCAACCTGGTCAGCTCGGGCAAGACGCTGAAGGATCTCATCTACGACATGACCACCTCTGGCTCTGGCTCTG GTTTACCCCTGCTGGTACAAAGAACCATTGCCAGGACCATTGTCCTGCAGGAGATCGTAGGCAAAGGCCGGTTTGGTGAAGTCTGGCGTGGCAAATGGTGTGGGGAAGACGTGGCTGTGAAAATCTTCTCCTCCAGAGACGAGCGGTCGTGGTTCCGGGAGGCAGAGATCTACCAGACGGTCATGCTGAGGCACGAGAACATCCTGGGATTCATTGCTGCTGACAACAAGG ATAATGGGACATGGACTCAGCTGTGGCTTGTCTCCGAGTACCACGAGCAGGGCTCCCTGTTTGACTACCTGAACAGAGGCACGGTGACGGTGGAGGGCATGGTCAGGCTGGCACTGTCGGTGGCCAGCGGCCTGGCACACCTGCACATGGAGATCGTTGGCACCCAAG GCAAGCCAGCCATTGCACACCGAGATCTGAAGTCCAAGAACATCCTGGTGAAGAGGAACGAAACCTGCGCCATCGCGGACCTGGGCCTGGCGGTGAAGCACGACTCGGTGATGAACACCATCGACATCCCCCAGAACCCCAGAGTGGGCACCAGGAG GTACATGGCCCCTGAGATCCTGGATGACGTGATGAACACCAACATCTTCGAGTCCTTCAAGCGTGCAGACATGTACTCTCTCGGCCTGGTGTACTGGGAGATAGCCCGAAGGTGCTCTGTGGGAG GAGTTACCGAGGAGTACCAACTGCCTTACTACGACGTGGTGCCTTCTGATCCTTCCATAGAAGATATGAGAAGGGTGGTTTGTGAGCAGAAGCTGAGACCAAATGTTCCAAACCAGTGGCAAAGCTGTGAG GCACTGCGGGTGATGGGCAGGATCATGCGGGAGTGCTGGCACGCCAACGGGGCCGCCCGCCTCACCGCCCTGCGCGTCAAGAAGACCATCTCTCAGCTCTGTGTGCCAGAGGACTCCAAAGCCTGA
- the ACVR1C gene encoding activin receptor type-1C isoform X3, with the protein MLTNGREEVVKSCVSLPELNAQVFCHSSKNITKTECCYTDFCNNITLRLPLGLPLLVQRTIARTIVLQEIVGKGRFGEVWRGKWCGEDVAVKIFSSRDERSWFREAEIYQTVMLRHENILGFIAADNKDNGTWTQLWLVSEYHEQGSLFDYLNRGTVTVEGMVRLALSVASGLAHLHMEIVGTQGKPAIAHRDLKSKNILVKRNETCAIADLGLAVKHDSVMNTIDIPQNPRVGTRRYMAPEILDDVMNTNIFESFKRADMYSLGLVYWEIARRCSVGGVTEEYQLPYYDVVPSDPSIEDMRRVVCEQKLRPNVPNQWQSCEALRVMGRIMRECWHANGAARLTALRVKKTISQLCVPEDSKA; encoded by the exons ATGCTGACCAACGGGCGCGAGGAGGTGGTCAAGTCCTGTGTCTCCCTGCCGGAGCTCAACGCCCAGGTCTTCTGCCACAGCTCCAAGAACATCACCAAGACTGAGTGCTGCTACACTGACTTCTGCAACAACATCACCCTGCGCCTGCCCCTGG GTTTACCCCTGCTGGTACAAAGAACCATTGCCAGGACCATTGTCCTGCAGGAGATCGTAGGCAAAGGCCGGTTTGGTGAAGTCTGGCGTGGCAAATGGTGTGGGGAAGACGTGGCTGTGAAAATCTTCTCCTCCAGAGACGAGCGGTCGTGGTTCCGGGAGGCAGAGATCTACCAGACGGTCATGCTGAGGCACGAGAACATCCTGGGATTCATTGCTGCTGACAACAAGG ATAATGGGACATGGACTCAGCTGTGGCTTGTCTCCGAGTACCACGAGCAGGGCTCCCTGTTTGACTACCTGAACAGAGGCACGGTGACGGTGGAGGGCATGGTCAGGCTGGCACTGTCGGTGGCCAGCGGCCTGGCACACCTGCACATGGAGATCGTTGGCACCCAAG GCAAGCCAGCCATTGCACACCGAGATCTGAAGTCCAAGAACATCCTGGTGAAGAGGAACGAAACCTGCGCCATCGCGGACCTGGGCCTGGCGGTGAAGCACGACTCGGTGATGAACACCATCGACATCCCCCAGAACCCCAGAGTGGGCACCAGGAG GTACATGGCCCCTGAGATCCTGGATGACGTGATGAACACCAACATCTTCGAGTCCTTCAAGCGTGCAGACATGTACTCTCTCGGCCTGGTGTACTGGGAGATAGCCCGAAGGTGCTCTGTGGGAG GAGTTACCGAGGAGTACCAACTGCCTTACTACGACGTGGTGCCTTCTGATCCTTCCATAGAAGATATGAGAAGGGTGGTTTGTGAGCAGAAGCTGAGACCAAATGTTCCAAACCAGTGGCAAAGCTGTGAG GCACTGCGGGTGATGGGCAGGATCATGCGGGAGTGCTGGCACGCCAACGGGGCCGCCCGCCTCACCGCCCTGCGCGTCAAGAAGACCATCTCTCAGCTCTGTGTGCCAGAGGACTCCAAAGCCTGA
- the ACVR1C gene encoding activin receptor type-1C isoform X4, whose protein sequence is MLTNGREEVVKSCVSLPELNAQVFCHSSKNITKTECCYTDFCNNITLRLPLDNGTWTQLWLVSEYHEQGSLFDYLNRGTVTVEGMVRLALSVASGLAHLHMEIVGTQGKPAIAHRDLKSKNILVKRNETCAIADLGLAVKHDSVMNTIDIPQNPRVGTRRYMAPEILDDVMNTNIFESFKRADMYSLGLVYWEIARRCSVGGVTEEYQLPYYDVVPSDPSIEDMRRVVCEQKLRPNVPNQWQSCEALRVMGRIMRECWHANGAARLTALRVKKTISQLCVPEDSKA, encoded by the exons ATGCTGACCAACGGGCGCGAGGAGGTGGTCAAGTCCTGTGTCTCCCTGCCGGAGCTCAACGCCCAGGTCTTCTGCCACAGCTCCAAGAACATCACCAAGACTGAGTGCTGCTACACTGACTTCTGCAACAACATCACCCTGCGCCTGCCCCTGG ATAATGGGACATGGACTCAGCTGTGGCTTGTCTCCGAGTACCACGAGCAGGGCTCCCTGTTTGACTACCTGAACAGAGGCACGGTGACGGTGGAGGGCATGGTCAGGCTGGCACTGTCGGTGGCCAGCGGCCTGGCACACCTGCACATGGAGATCGTTGGCACCCAAG GCAAGCCAGCCATTGCACACCGAGATCTGAAGTCCAAGAACATCCTGGTGAAGAGGAACGAAACCTGCGCCATCGCGGACCTGGGCCTGGCGGTGAAGCACGACTCGGTGATGAACACCATCGACATCCCCCAGAACCCCAGAGTGGGCACCAGGAG GTACATGGCCCCTGAGATCCTGGATGACGTGATGAACACCAACATCTTCGAGTCCTTCAAGCGTGCAGACATGTACTCTCTCGGCCTGGTGTACTGGGAGATAGCCCGAAGGTGCTCTGTGGGAG GAGTTACCGAGGAGTACCAACTGCCTTACTACGACGTGGTGCCTTCTGATCCTTCCATAGAAGATATGAGAAGGGTGGTTTGTGAGCAGAAGCTGAGACCAAATGTTCCAAACCAGTGGCAAAGCTGTGAG GCACTGCGGGTGATGGGCAGGATCATGCGGGAGTGCTGGCACGCCAACGGGGCCGCCCGCCTCACCGCCCTGCGCGTCAAGAAGACCATCTCTCAGCTCTGTGTGCCAGAGGACTCCAAAGCCTGA
- the ACVR1C gene encoding activin receptor type-1C isoform X1 — protein sequence MLTNGREEVVKSCVSLPELNAQVFCHSSKNITKTECCYTDFCNNITLRLPLAASESPGRASVSPVVLVVLVAVPVCVVSLLAVLAVCVCHGWRCARGRAKQPNVEEPLSECNLVSSGKTLKDLIYDMTTSGSGSGLPLLVQRTIARTIVLQEIVGKGRFGEVWRGKWCGEDVAVKIFSSRDERSWFREAEIYQTVMLRHENILGFIAADNKDNGTWTQLWLVSEYHEQGSLFDYLNRGTVTVEGMVRLALSVASGLAHLHMEIVGTQGKPAIAHRDLKSKNILVKRNETCAIADLGLAVKHDSVMNTIDIPQNPRVGTRRYMAPEILDDVMNTNIFESFKRADMYSLGLVYWEIARRCSVGGVTEEYQLPYYDVVPSDPSIEDMRRVVCEQKLRPNVPNQWQSCEALRVMGRIMRECWHANGAARLTALRVKKTISQLCVPEDSKA from the exons ATGCTGACCAACGGGCGCGAGGAGGTGGTCAAGTCCTGTGTCTCCCTGCCGGAGCTCAACGCCCAGGTCTTCTGCCACAGCTCCAAGAACATCACCAAGACTGAGTGCTGCTACACTGACTTCTGCAACAACATCACCCTGCGCCTGCCCCTGG CTG CATCCGAGTCTCCTGGCAGAGCCAGCGTGAGCCCCGTGGTGCTGGTAGTGCTGGTGGCGGTGCCAGTCTGTGTGGTGTccctcctggcagtgctggcagtctGTGTGTGCCATGGCTGGCGCTGTGCCCGTGGCAGGGCCAAGCAACCCAACGTGGAGGAGCCCCTCTCTGAGTGCAACCTGGTCAGCTCGGGCAAGACGCTGAAGGATCTCATCTACGACATGACCACCTCTGGCTCTGGCTCTG GTTTACCCCTGCTGGTACAAAGAACCATTGCCAGGACCATTGTCCTGCAGGAGATCGTAGGCAAAGGCCGGTTTGGTGAAGTCTGGCGTGGCAAATGGTGTGGGGAAGACGTGGCTGTGAAAATCTTCTCCTCCAGAGACGAGCGGTCGTGGTTCCGGGAGGCAGAGATCTACCAGACGGTCATGCTGAGGCACGAGAACATCCTGGGATTCATTGCTGCTGACAACAAGG ATAATGGGACATGGACTCAGCTGTGGCTTGTCTCCGAGTACCACGAGCAGGGCTCCCTGTTTGACTACCTGAACAGAGGCACGGTGACGGTGGAGGGCATGGTCAGGCTGGCACTGTCGGTGGCCAGCGGCCTGGCACACCTGCACATGGAGATCGTTGGCACCCAAG GCAAGCCAGCCATTGCACACCGAGATCTGAAGTCCAAGAACATCCTGGTGAAGAGGAACGAAACCTGCGCCATCGCGGACCTGGGCCTGGCGGTGAAGCACGACTCGGTGATGAACACCATCGACATCCCCCAGAACCCCAGAGTGGGCACCAGGAG GTACATGGCCCCTGAGATCCTGGATGACGTGATGAACACCAACATCTTCGAGTCCTTCAAGCGTGCAGACATGTACTCTCTCGGCCTGGTGTACTGGGAGATAGCCCGAAGGTGCTCTGTGGGAG GAGTTACCGAGGAGTACCAACTGCCTTACTACGACGTGGTGCCTTCTGATCCTTCCATAGAAGATATGAGAAGGGTGGTTTGTGAGCAGAAGCTGAGACCAAATGTTCCAAACCAGTGGCAAAGCTGTGAG GCACTGCGGGTGATGGGCAGGATCATGCGGGAGTGCTGGCACGCCAACGGGGCCGCCCGCCTCACCGCCCTGCGCGTCAAGAAGACCATCTCTCAGCTCTGTGTGCCAGAGGACTCCAAAGCCTGA